One Punica granatum isolate Tunisia-2019 chromosome 3, ASM765513v2, whole genome shotgun sequence genomic window carries:
- the LOC116199494 gene encoding uncharacterized protein LOC116199494 → MATRRRREGIVGIFLLITAVLVDSAQARRKLASSNKSNDVEFAQAPRGTVKSVQSGGGDVVDCVDIYKQPAFDHPLLKNHTIQMKPSFTEEGESHLQGLPAELEEWGVDCPEGTVPIIRMTSENAVQKKDYVPPFPVNEKSGLHKNPFLFSLLTIRDMRHYAIVKTIENGRTFHGGQALLNVWNPHAETGEASISQIWIYAGSEETPTLKEIYAGLDSRPTTTFFTYWTSDGYKSTGCYNLRCSGFVQTSKHIAPGFQVRPTSTFNGQQFEIGVQIIQDMSTQHWWLRLNNMDIGYWPSSIFNSLRGGGLGVHWGGEIHNFGRDWQHTTTQMGSGHFPRDGYFTKSSYIRNLAYIQNNGSMQRTPKEDLVVYITNPRCYDLVLGPSNLNFETHFYFGGPGFSAQCIL, encoded by the exons ATGGCGactcgaagaagaagagaaggaatAGTTGGGATATTCTTGTTGATAACTGCAGTCCTAGTCGATTCCGCCCAAGCAAGGAGAAAATTAGCATCGTCCAATAAATCAAATGATGTCGAGTTTGCTCAGGCCCCCAGAGGAACTGTAAAATCTGTTCAG AGTGGTGGCGGCGATGTTGTCGATTGTGTCGATATTTACAAACAACCGGCTTTTGACCATCCTCTACTGAAGAACCATACCATACAA ATGAAACCGAGTTTCACAGAAGAAGGTGAAAGTCATTTGCAAGGGCTGCCGGCCGAATTGGAAGAATGGGGCGTGGATTGCCCCGAAGGAACAGTCCCTATTATCAGAATGACATCGGAAAATGCTGTTCAGAAGAAGGATTATGTTCCACCGTTCCCTGTTAACGAGAAAAGCGGCCTCCACAAAAATCCTTTCCTGTTTTCGCTTCTTACAATAAGGGACATGAGGCAT TATGCAATAGTGAAGACGATAGAGAACGGGAGAACCTTCCATGGAGGCCAAGCGCTCCTCAATGTGTGGAATCCTCATGCAGAGACCGGAGAAGCGAGCATCTCCCAGATTTGGATTTACGCGGGTTCAGAGGAAACGCCAACACT CAAAGAAATATAT GCAGGGTTAGATTCTCGGCCGACTACGACATTTTTTACATACTGGACT AGTGATGGATACAAATCAACAGGCTGCTACAACCTTAGATGCTCAGGATTCGTGCAAACGAGCAAACACATTGCTCCTG GTTTTCAAGTACGACCAACATCCACCTTCAACGGGCAGCAGTTTGAAATAGGTGTACAAATTATACAG GATATGTCTACACAACACTGGTGGCTTCGTCTGAATAATATGGACATCGGTTACTGGCCTAGCTCGATTTTCAACAGTCTACGTGGTGGTGGTCTTGGCGTACACTGGGGTGGtgaaattcataattttgGAAGGGATTGGCAACACACGACGACTCAAATGGGGAGTGGCCATTTTCCTCGTGACGGGTACTTTACAAAATCATCGTACATTAGGAATCTTGCTTACATCCAAAATAATGGTTCGATGCAACGCACGCCCAAGGAAGACCTCGTGGTGTATATCACCAATCCTCGATGTTACGACCTAGTGTTAGGACCCTCGAACTTGAATTTTGAAACCCATTTTTATTTCGGAGGTCCTGGATTCTCGGCTCAATGCATACTATAG